One region of Synergistaceae bacterium genomic DNA includes:
- a CDS encoding alpha/beta hydrolase fold domain-containing protein produces the protein MKAKYLIGLAAAFMLIIGAGCSMDHRSKDDGGGGSSSTDTDYTRLSAILYLKSSDIDVRANLLTDKNNDNVLTVTNETQEFMYYRFSKRGGTDGEDTEADTLGKNAAILAKDSAQFTLRDSLVLSYGSHAHGLFSLGEGTNIIVSDCVILTMSNDSSGLMTSDGGKISAIHVTAGTYGTGSPAVNVSEGGGSVMAERGHYYTEGTNSPAILARGEAGISMAKIEAGSSQAVKSEGEAAVTLQSCDITANHEAIPTDNISPYQAVMIYRADSGNPLSETSYFTMNNGKLDCMKGDVFYATNVNATISLMNADITNHDSDGAFLRAGASSWGTSGINGGKITLSALGQNIDGNIILDSASDMNMYLTEGSLFTGAVNPTGTSARIFVSLSNSRWILTGDSHVSSLACEAGSINLNGHTLYVGETAYTAGTESSGSAVDFASDRNSASNGTSSDQSDTAGHNSTNTDSDTSLPITSSDKSAGSTAQKLLFSPAIYTTGTVNGVSYRAYNNIAYVSSPVNQDYQKLSIYIPEPYFSSRPLNGYTASTAPIFIPNNSGGYMAAEIMTPSAENPVGLALSRGLVVVSPALRGRNVTNGTAPAAIVDYKAAVRYIRSNKSRLPAGNTDRIIACGVSSGGALAALLGTAGNSEAYSEWLNAAGAAASEDKIYAAACYCPVTDLENADGAYEWMFGGSKYGSDSVNLIGNYESYIDSLRLKKESTALTASGDNDTFTRYIEGIFIQAAQNALSSGTAVSASWLKVSGTEVVSADLEKYADSFTARQKSVPAFDKFDLSSPENSEFGYKHFTEYSAQRSTAGGAMADEAVISAMNPMDSTVYSEVCRFWRIRHGINDRDIPVNVSAVLALTLENAGCEVDFSAVWDQGHGGYYDTDSLFDWIDSICK, from the coding sequence GTGAAGGCAAAATATCTCATCGGACTCGCGGCGGCATTCATGCTCATTATCGGGGCAGGGTGCAGTATGGATCACAGGAGCAAGGACGACGGCGGCGGAGGAAGCTCAAGCACTGACACAGACTATACCAGACTCAGCGCAATTCTGTATCTCAAGTCATCGGACATTGATGTGAGGGCGAATCTTCTGACCGACAAGAACAATGACAACGTGCTGACCGTTACGAACGAGACTCAGGAATTTATGTACTACAGGTTCAGCAAAAGGGGAGGCACTGACGGCGAGGATACAGAAGCTGACACTCTCGGCAAAAACGCGGCTATACTGGCTAAGGATTCGGCTCAGTTCACGCTGAGGGACTCTCTTGTTCTCTCCTACGGATCTCACGCGCACGGGCTTTTCTCGCTAGGCGAAGGAACAAATATTATTGTGTCGGACTGCGTTATTCTCACTATGAGCAATGACTCTAGCGGCCTCATGACTTCTGACGGAGGGAAAATCAGCGCGATTCATGTTACAGCAGGGACTTACGGAACAGGGTCGCCCGCCGTGAATGTCAGCGAGGGAGGCGGCTCCGTAATGGCTGAACGGGGACATTATTACACGGAAGGGACAAATTCACCCGCAATTCTGGCAAGGGGCGAGGCCGGAATATCAATGGCAAAGATTGAGGCCGGGTCATCTCAGGCCGTAAAATCTGAGGGGGAAGCCGCTGTAACCCTTCAGAGCTGCGATATTACAGCGAATCACGAGGCAATACCGACAGACAATATATCACCGTATCAGGCTGTTATGATTTACAGGGCTGACTCAGGAAATCCGCTGTCTGAAACAAGCTATTTCACAATGAACAACGGAAAATTAGACTGCATGAAGGGTGATGTGTTCTACGCCACAAACGTCAACGCGACAATATCCCTCATGAACGCCGACATAACAAATCATGACTCTGACGGTGCATTTCTCCGGGCGGGCGCGTCATCATGGGGTACAAGCGGCATAAACGGCGGCAAAATAACTCTTTCGGCATTAGGTCAGAACATTGACGGGAATATAATTCTTGACAGCGCGTCTGACATGAATATGTACCTCACAGAAGGCTCACTCTTCACGGGCGCGGTGAATCCGACAGGAACAAGCGCAAGAATATTCGTCAGCCTCTCGAACTCAAGATGGATTCTCACAGGGGACTCGCATGTTTCAAGCCTTGCCTGCGAAGCCGGGAGCATTAATCTTAACGGCCACACGCTTTATGTAGGTGAAACGGCTTACACTGCGGGGACTGAGAGCAGCGGAAGCGCGGTAGATTTCGCGTCAGACAGAAATTCAGCCTCAAACGGCACAAGCTCAGATCAATCTGACACAGCCGGACACAACAGCACCAATACAGACAGCGACACAAGTCTGCCGATAACATCATCTGACAAAAGCGCGGGAAGCACAGCGCAGAAGCTCTTATTCAGCCCGGCGATATACACAACGGGAACAGTAAACGGCGTATCATACCGAGCGTATAACAATATCGCGTATGTATCATCCCCGGTCAACCAAGACTATCAGAAATTGAGCATATATATTCCTGAGCCGTATTTCAGCAGCAGACCCCTCAACGGCTACACGGCCTCAACCGCTCCGATATTCATACCGAACAATTCCGGCGGTTACATGGCCGCAGAAATTATGACACCTTCAGCAGAAAACCCCGTTGGGCTTGCGCTTTCACGGGGGCTTGTTGTCGTGTCTCCGGCTCTCAGGGGGCGCAACGTAACAAACGGCACAGCTCCCGCGGCAATAGTCGACTACAAAGCGGCGGTGAGATACATACGCTCCAACAAATCACGACTCCCGGCCGGAAACACTGACAGGATTATAGCCTGCGGGGTGAGTTCGGGCGGTGCGCTGGCGGCTTTGCTTGGGACTGCGGGAAACTCTGAAGCCTACAGCGAATGGCTTAACGCGGCGGGGGCGGCGGCCTCTGAGGACAAAATTTACGCGGCGGCCTGCTACTGTCCTGTTACTGACCTTGAGAACGCTGACGGGGCATATGAATGGATGTTCGGCGGGTCAAAATACGGCTCTGACTCCGTGAATCTCATTGGGAATTACGAGTCATACATTGATTCTCTAAGACTCAAGAAGGAAAGCACAGCCCTCACCGCCAGCGGAGATAATGACACCTTCACGCGCTACATTGAGGGGATATTCATTCAGGCGGCGCAGAATGCTCTTTCTTCCGGGACTGCGGTCAGTGCGTCATGGCTGAAAGTCAGCGGGACAGAAGTAGTCAGCGCGGATCTTGAGAAATACGCCGACAGTTTCACCGCGAGGCAGAAGAGTGTTCCGGCGTTCGACAAATTCGACCTGAGTTCACCCGAAAACAGCGAGTTCGGCTACAAGCATTTCACCGAATATTCAGCCCAGAGAAGCACAGCGGGCGGGGCAATGGCGGATGAGGCTGTAATCTCAGCCATGAATCCTATGGACAGCACGGTGTATTCTGAGGTGTGCAGGTTCTGGAGAATACGACACGGCATTAATGACAGGGACATCCCCGTGAATGTCTCGGCGGTTCTTGCGCTCACTCTCGAAAATGCCGGCTGTGAGGTCGATTTCTCTGCTGTGTGGGATCAGGGCCACGGCGGATATTATGATACTGACTCGCTTTTTGACTGGATCGACTCAATCTGCAAATAA
- a CDS encoding DUF262 domain-containing protein, translating into MSCYQAKTPIFSSPIISGLTISGLTWEENECSTLWNDVLSFAFPDNNCDKFNNDDVYFLGPIVLFTNSDRKLEVIDGQQRLTTLMLLLRAFYHAYGNDMQDSRSLTVKRNIEQCLWKTNAFQEPDMSVLKIDSETATDNDKEEFISILRTGSAPAELKSKYAINYRFFQEKISGFKNKMPDYFSFLPIRILGNCILLPIEAESQDTALRIFSTLNDRGMPLSDSDIFKAQLYKAFSDDGLKNEFIADWKNLENLCGKIFQLTSDNPMDEIFTRYMYFERAERGVRVSTLEGLRKFYEANNYELLKKYHHQTFDNIKALANFWNDVANQDGTRFSDRVLRRLFVLNYAPNSMWTFITSVYFLQNRNAAGLLDNDDFYEFLTKITAFIWAFTILRPGVNILRTPIFAEMLNIVNGRKVTFDGFAFNITELKNALSIYSFTNNRPITRSMLAWFAFTDPEQIVFPLETEHIYARNRFPIPENIEAIGNKSLLEKKINIRAADYKFQDKAKYYLGLVPKKPATNIHELQALARTMSDFTAQDISQRTEKIITAFINFITENRLAR; encoded by the coding sequence GATAATAATTGCGATAAATTCAATAATGACGATGTTTATTTTCTTGGGCCGATCGTGTTATTCACAAATTCTGACAGAAAACTTGAAGTTATTGACGGCCAGCAGAGACTCACTACTTTAATGCTTCTGTTGCGAGCCTTCTACCATGCTTACGGAAATGATATGCAGGATTCGCGCTCTCTCACCGTAAAGCGCAATATAGAGCAATGCCTCTGGAAAACAAACGCTTTTCAAGAGCCGGATATGTCAGTCCTAAAAATTGACTCCGAAACTGCTACAGACAATGACAAAGAAGAATTCATCAGCATACTTCGTACAGGCAGTGCGCCCGCTGAACTCAAAAGCAAGTACGCAATCAATTACAGGTTCTTTCAGGAAAAAATCAGCGGCTTCAAAAATAAAATGCCGGATTATTTCTCATTCCTTCCCATTAGGATTTTGGGAAATTGCATACTCCTTCCAATCGAAGCAGAGTCACAAGATACAGCACTGCGGATTTTCTCAACGCTTAATGACAGAGGTATGCCGCTATCTGATTCTGACATATTCAAAGCTCAACTGTACAAGGCGTTTTCTGATGACGGACTGAAGAATGAATTTATTGCTGACTGGAAAAATCTCGAAAATCTTTGCGGGAAAATTTTTCAGCTCACAAGCGATAACCCGATGGACGAAATTTTCACCCGCTATATGTATTTCGAGCGGGCTGAACGCGGCGTAAGAGTCTCTACGCTTGAAGGGCTGCGGAAATTCTACGAGGCTAATAATTATGAGCTTCTCAAAAAATATCATCATCAGACTTTCGACAACATAAAAGCACTCGCAAATTTCTGGAATGACGTTGCTAATCAGGACGGCACAAGATTTTCTGACCGGGTATTGCGGCGGCTGTTCGTTCTCAATTACGCCCCTAACAGCATGTGGACGTTCATCACTTCAGTGTATTTCCTCCAAAACAGAAATGCGGCAGGATTGCTTGATAATGATGATTTCTATGAGTTCCTCACAAAGATTACTGCGTTCATCTGGGCTTTCACGATTCTTAGGCCAGGCGTTAATATTCTGCGGACTCCGATTTTCGCCGAAATGCTCAACATCGTAAACGGCAGAAAAGTTACGTTTGACGGGTTCGCATTCAACATTACAGAGCTGAAAAACGCGCTGAGTATTTACTCGTTCACAAACAACAGGCCGATTACAAGATCTATGCTTGCATGGTTCGCCTTCACTGACCCGGAGCAGATTGTTTTCCCGCTTGAGACTGAACACATTTACGCCCGCAACAGATTCCCAATCCCGGAAAATATCGAGGCAATCGGAAACAAGTCGCTACTTGAGAAGAAAATCAATATCCGAGCCGCTGACTACAAATTTCAGGACAAAGCAAAATATTACCTCGGACTCGTTCCCAAAAAGCCCGCGACAAATATTCATGAGCTTCAAGCACTCGCAAGGACAATGAGCGACTTCACAGCGCAGGACATTTCACAGCGCACGGAAAAAATCATCACAGCTTTCATAAATTTCATCACAGAAAACAGACTCGCAAGGTAA
- a CDS encoding tyrosine-protein phosphatase encodes MLRRSRIFLLLSAVIIIIISMSAPCYSADSFRKTFYKSLSARLGKHRADYPNLSDSDFANFRMVKTSGIAPGKLFRSSSPISTWGERNAIADRLSREAGVSTFINLADSDNGMTKHKGWAGSYYSTRKIIGLKLGMKFKSRDFRRSLARGIHFMAGNEPPYLIHCSLGKDRAGFVCAVVESLAGASWEEVERDYMISFRNYFGILPGTKEYDFVVRNEIYRILSENFGAANLMAVNLSVYAEKYLRGIGVSQQDIDTLREKLRGE; translated from the coding sequence ATGTTGAGACGTTCAAGAATCTTTCTGTTACTGTCCGCAGTCATCATCATCATCATCTCAATGTCAGCTCCGTGTTATTCGGCTGACTCATTCAGAAAAACTTTCTACAAATCATTGTCCGCAAGGCTCGGAAAACACCGCGCCGATTATCCCAATTTGAGCGACTCAGATTTCGCGAATTTCCGCATGGTGAAAACTTCAGGGATTGCGCCGGGAAAATTATTCCGCTCGTCATCCCCTATAAGCACATGGGGAGAGCGTAACGCAATCGCCGACAGGCTTTCACGCGAGGCAGGAGTCAGCACATTCATCAACCTTGCTGACTCTGACAACGGCATGACAAAGCACAAAGGCTGGGCGGGAAGTTATTACAGCACACGGAAAATTATCGGGCTGAAACTCGGCATGAAGTTCAAGAGCAGGGATTTCCGCAGGAGTCTTGCGCGTGGTATTCACTTCATGGCCGGAAATGAGCCGCCGTATCTCATTCATTGCAGTCTCGGAAAAGACCGGGCCGGGTTCGTCTGCGCCGTTGTCGAGAGCCTCGCGGGAGCATCATGGGAGGAAGTCGAGCGGGATTATATGATCTCATTCCGCAACTATTTCGGGATTTTGCCGGGAACAAAGGAGTATGATTTTGTCGTGAGGAATGAAATCTATAGAATCTTGTCGGAAAATTTCGGGGCGGCGAATCTTATGGCCGTAAATCTCTCAGTGTATGCAGAAAAATATCTGCGCGGAATCGGAGTCAGTCAGCAGGATATTGACACACTGCGGGAAAAATTGAGGGGCGAATAA
- the citX gene encoding citrate lyase holo-[acyl-carrier protein] synthase produces MDGNEITLQQMLSRREMRADSQQKFLTQYHSPLVSFTMNIPGPVKTNDSIRRAFDIGQILLLEGLASSGAQILGASEIHEDTGDELLLAVSNIQPETLKDMAISIETFLPLGRLFDIDIIDVHGRKLSRPEFRKCIICGKQAQECARARTHSVSDLQEAVSRLLSENLH; encoded by the coding sequence ATGGACGGCAATGAAATAACACTACAGCAGATGCTCTCACGCCGCGAAATGAGAGCGGACAGCCAGCAAAAATTTCTCACTCAATATCATTCACCGCTGGTATCATTTACCATGAACATACCCGGCCCAGTCAAGACAAACGACTCTATACGCCGGGCATTTGACATCGGGCAGATATTATTGCTTGAGGGACTCGCCAGCTCAGGCGCACAAATTCTCGGAGCGTCAGAAATTCATGAAGACACGGGAGACGAATTACTGTTAGCCGTAAGCAATATTCAGCCCGAAACACTAAAGGACATGGCCATAAGTATTGAGACTTTCTTGCCTCTCGGACGGCTTTTCGACATTGATATTATTGACGTACACGGCCGGAAATTGTCGCGTCCTGAGTTCAGGAAGTGCATTATCTGCGGGAAACAGGCTCAGGAGTGCGCGAGAGCTAGGACTCATTCAGTCAGCGATTTGCAGGAGGCTGTATCGCGCCTTCTGTCTGAAAATCTGCATTAA
- the trmFO gene encoding methylenetetrahydrofolate--tRNA-(uracil(54)-C(5))-methyltransferase (FADH(2)-oxidizing) TrmFO, producing the protein MPDIIIIGAGLAGCEAAYQLSRRGFSVDLHEMRPGVMTPAHKTGLPAEIVCSNSLGSENKDGRITAAGILKEELHMLDSLILSCAELSRVPAGGALAVDREKFSGLVAERLSAEKNINLIRGEYTDIPAMTAIISSGPLTSDALAENLREITGEGIYFYDAVAPVIMRESVDMSKVFVTGRYGRGDDYINCPMSRGEYSAFYDALIHAERNIPHDFEKGKYFEGCMPVEALAERGYDTLRFGPMKPRGLVDPRTGREPFAAVQLRQDNAEGTLYNLVGFQTGLKWPEQKRVFSMIPGLEHAEFARLGVMHRNTSVNAPAVLDEYLRLKTRDNIFLAGQITGVEGYVESTAMGLAAGINASCLLAGKNLPSWPRESAIGSLIHYLMTTDPAHFQPMNMNLGIFPAVTGIRGKKERAEFHRGRALAAIREFISWL; encoded by the coding sequence ATGCCGGACATCATCATTATAGGCGCGGGGCTTGCGGGTTGCGAGGCGGCATATCAGCTTTCACGGCGGGGATTCAGTGTTGACCTTCACGAAATGCGCCCGGGAGTTATGACACCCGCCCACAAAACCGGGCTTCCCGCTGAAATCGTCTGTAGTAACTCGTTAGGCTCCGAGAACAAAGACGGACGAATTACAGCTGCAGGAATCCTCAAAGAAGAATTGCACATGCTTGACTCGCTGATACTGTCTTGCGCGGAATTATCGCGAGTCCCTGCGGGGGGTGCTTTGGCTGTTGACAGGGAGAAATTCTCCGGGCTTGTCGCTGAAAGACTCAGTGCCGAGAAAAATATCAATCTCATACGCGGCGAATACACCGACATTCCGGCCATGACCGCAATAATATCATCAGGCCCCCTCACGTCAGACGCTCTTGCGGAAAACCTGCGCGAAATTACAGGCGAGGGGATATATTTCTATGACGCTGTAGCCCCGGTGATTATGCGCGAGTCTGTAGACATGTCAAAAGTTTTTGTTACTGGGCGTTACGGCAGGGGCGATGACTATATCAACTGCCCGATGTCCCGCGGGGAATATTCCGCCTTCTATGACGCATTAATTCACGCAGAACGCAATATCCCTCATGATTTCGAGAAGGGAAAATATTTCGAGGGTTGTATGCCTGTTGAAGCACTTGCTGAGAGGGGGTACGACACACTGAGATTCGGCCCTATGAAGCCCCGCGGACTTGTTGACCCGCGCACAGGCCGCGAGCCGTTCGCAGCAGTTCAGCTCAGGCAGGATAACGCAGAAGGAACGCTCTATAACCTCGTGGGATTCCAGACGGGACTAAAATGGCCGGAACAAAAGCGAGTATTCTCCATGATTCCCGGACTCGAACATGCCGAATTTGCCCGGCTAGGCGTAATGCACCGGAATACATCCGTAAATGCTCCCGCCGTCCTCGATGAGTATTTGAGGCTCAAGACACGGGATAATATTTTCCTTGCGGGACAGATTACGGGCGTTGAAGGCTACGTAGAAAGCACAGCAATGGGACTCGCCGCCGGGATTAACGCTTCATGTTTGCTTGCGGGGAAAAATCTTCCGTCATGGCCGCGTGAGTCGGCGATAGGCTCATTGATTCACTATCTCATGACGACAGACCCGGCGCACTTTCAGCCCATGAATATGAATCTCGGAATATTCCCGGCTGTTACAGGGATTCGCGGCAAGAAGGAGCGCGCAGAATTTCACCGGGGCAGGGCATTAGCGGCGATTCGGGAGTTTATATCATGGCTGTGA